A genomic window from Phycisphaerae bacterium includes:
- a CDS encoding glycosyltransferase family 39 protein, whose protein sequence is MCAIWIGAFAVALMRGPAMGDHEVIVAQIARQSIEDNQYLVPHYLDTPFLVKPPMAPWAVIAVTEAAKMLFGGSSDLPPVSAATARLPSIIAMLLTILILHRLGSSMFGSQAGFITAFVFATSLGTMLFAINATAEALLTLFCTWAFAEFWWSRKAETAAQRTWRLLRFYLAFGLAMMAKGPMPLMLVGPAIAIWWWCERPARLLAAVGPRAIPGALRLGFMDLWPKLRTALSRLGLWWGVPVFLAAFVPWLILVARKVPYAWELWNYEYLDRFKGEYPGCKSGRYHYYIPIVIGLTVPWMLSMPEAIVSPFLRKYRANRRPLLFAWFWLITGVVIMSLMSFKKPYYIIPVLPACAILLTPVLQDFFFRVRNVRPGLARLLFGIILAAWTIGLGVMWFVARDMYPEIWHGNVATYSPLIVLGMVGLLAWVGALYLRGRRLASMISLGCMSVFCFVAAWATIGPAVDNTEDPKMLVQKLREARIPRDAEIYWAGNRPDGRVAFYENQPIRQIVDPYKLVSTHDKAHDEMDLLIYVGTEIANLLSSDHHVYIVLQRGQVHALRRYLEPDPPMRELFSIDRGPAGDDEDDWVVVTNLELASATRLPAQVAASTVGNGRVSQPKVAAVQTTAGR, encoded by the coding sequence ATGTGCGCGATCTGGATCGGCGCGTTCGCTGTTGCACTGATGCGCGGGCCCGCCATGGGAGATCACGAGGTCATCGTTGCCCAAATCGCCCGGCAGTCGATCGAAGACAATCAGTACCTCGTGCCCCATTATCTGGATACGCCCTTTCTCGTGAAGCCGCCGATGGCGCCCTGGGCGGTGATTGCCGTCACGGAGGCCGCGAAGATGCTGTTCGGCGGCTCATCCGACTTGCCGCCCGTTTCCGCGGCGACGGCTCGGTTGCCTTCAATCATCGCCATGTTGCTCACCATTCTGATCCTCCACAGGCTTGGATCGTCGATGTTCGGGTCGCAAGCGGGTTTCATCACGGCATTTGTCTTCGCAACGTCGCTCGGGACAATGTTGTTCGCAATCAATGCGACCGCCGAGGCCCTGCTGACGCTTTTCTGTACGTGGGCATTTGCGGAGTTCTGGTGGTCACGCAAAGCTGAAACGGCTGCGCAGCGAACATGGCGCCTTCTACGTTTCTACCTCGCATTCGGCCTGGCGATGATGGCGAAGGGCCCGATGCCGCTGATGCTCGTCGGCCCGGCGATCGCGATCTGGTGGTGGTGCGAACGACCGGCGCGGCTGCTGGCGGCCGTCGGCCCGCGCGCGATACCTGGCGCGTTGCGACTGGGATTCATGGACCTCTGGCCGAAGTTGCGCACCGCGCTGAGCCGGCTGGGGCTCTGGTGGGGTGTTCCGGTCTTCCTGGCGGCCTTCGTGCCGTGGTTGATTCTTGTGGCCCGCAAGGTGCCCTATGCGTGGGAACTCTGGAACTATGAGTACCTCGACCGGTTCAAAGGCGAATACCCCGGCTGCAAGTCCGGAAGATATCACTACTACATACCCATCGTGATCGGCCTGACGGTGCCGTGGATGCTATCGATGCCCGAGGCGATCGTCTCCCCGTTTCTCCGGAAGTACCGCGCGAACCGACGGCCGCTGTTGTTCGCATGGTTCTGGCTGATCACGGGTGTCGTAATCATGTCACTGATGAGCTTCAAGAAGCCGTACTACATTATCCCCGTTCTTCCCGCCTGTGCGATCCTCCTCACACCGGTCCTGCAGGACTTCTTCTTTCGCGTACGGAACGTGCGACCCGGCCTTGCGCGGTTGCTCTTCGGGATCATTCTCGCGGCGTGGACAATCGGCCTTGGTGTCATGTGGTTTGTCGCACGAGACATGTACCCGGAAATATGGCATGGAAATGTCGCCACCTACTCACCGCTGATTGTCCTCGGCATGGTCGGGCTTCTTGCATGGGTCGGAGCGCTCTATCTGCGCGGGCGACGACTCGCGAGCATGATCAGTCTCGGATGTATGTCAGTCTTCTGCTTCGTCGCGGCATGGGCGACAATCGGACCAGCCGTCGATAACACCGAAGATCCGAAGATGTTGGTCCAAAAGCTTCGCGAGGCAAGAATTCCGAGAGATGCGGAGATCTACTGGGCGGGCAACCGACCGGATGGTCGCGTCGCCTTCTACGAGAATCAACCCATTCGCCAAATCGTCGATCCGTACAAGCTGGTCAGCACCCACGACAAAGCCCACGACGAGATGGACCTGCTGATTTACGTCGGCACGGAAATCGCGAATCTGCTTTCGAGCGACCATCATGTTTACATCGTGCTGCAGCGCGGCCAGGTCCACGCACTGCGCCGATATTTGGAGCCCGACCCGCCGATGCGAGAACTGTTCAGCATCGACCGCGGCCCCGCGGGCGACGACGAAGATGATTGGGTCGTCGTGACGAATCTGGAACTCGCAAGCGCAACCCGATTGCCCGCCCAGGTCGCGGCTTCAACTGTCGGAAACGGCCGTGTGTCCCAGCCGAAAGTTGCCGCGGTTCAGACAACTGCCGGGCGATGA
- a CDS encoding DEAD/DEAH box helicase produces the protein MAPQVTRGGAALMLDPPARIHTPIRALGPSELQEALGDLTPDGLLASIATESDLSLWLPMQGDSPAPPGSVECHSRGERSGAALALCRVPALSVGAADAMDLLIGMKRPAAGAAPTTFDYWRTLAHYALSLLARQQFAPSVERVGPDRYQGRWIAQVVDPGELEWLDRFASVMPAMCRCLDTTDRWERDPVRLIDDFLMSICEAVIRRSLDGDEFYREFHERAASERKWEVAWIASLVGDRRTLSWPVEDADEIASQIRDWAALRVSEFPHTRHELGFTLIEPVSADPADSLIDVPSGAAGDETDESRSESIASPLESDQTGPVPTEDLDERWRIRIDYRAADQDESFDVEKILREPIQERSILSARLSSRGAHLRAELARASRILPDLRGLLEGRITDELTLNTGEAHRFIRDQAPMLLADGFNVDLPEWAQTRNHRFGLELVVRPQANRSIDEELSLGTFGLTSMIEFDWRIAIGDERISPAEFELLAARGSPLVRLRGQWIDMDQIAAEKARNFLQQRGSGHVTLAQALRLSAGLDEAETGLPIVGLTGASWLEQLLNRLPETRLDRLSQPTEFNGTMRPYQVRGLEWLTFLNRLGLGACLADDMGLGKTIQLIALLLHERRLQPDVGPTLLFVPMSVVGNWQREIQRFARRIRTLVHHGPERLTGDSFVDAARKHDVIITTYGLAHRDSRILSRVQWHRIALDEAQKIKNPSAHQTIAIRSLPAAHRLALTGTPLENHLSELWSIMETLNPGLLGSAAQFRKQFAIPIERLGDQQRAEQLRRMIRPFILRRLKNDPTIECDLPEKMEMRVFCNLTPEQAALYRETVQQMLTEIDQAAGIRRRGLILATLTRLKQICNHPAHFLKDNSPQLEGRSGKCERIVEMLEEVLEEGDAALIFTQYRVMGELLRQMFEERLRARTFFMHGGTPAKQRDALVEEFQNPNGDVRLFLISLKAGGFGLNLTRANHVFHFDRWWNPAVEQQATDRAHRIGQSRRVQVHKFVCIGTIEDRIDKLLTEKSALADHIVGSGDEWLTGLTTSELREYLALSSEAVAES, from the coding sequence ATGGCACCCCAGGTCACGCGCGGCGGCGCGGCCCTGATGCTCGATCCTCCGGCGCGTATCCACACCCCGATACGCGCCCTCGGGCCGAGTGAACTACAGGAAGCCCTGGGCGACCTGACGCCCGACGGCCTGCTGGCATCCATCGCGACCGAATCCGACCTGTCTCTCTGGCTTCCCATGCAAGGCGATTCGCCCGCACCGCCCGGGAGCGTTGAATGTCATTCTCGTGGTGAACGATCAGGCGCGGCACTGGCTCTGTGCCGGGTTCCGGCCTTGTCCGTCGGAGCGGCCGACGCGATGGATCTGCTGATTGGAATGAAACGACCGGCGGCCGGGGCCGCGCCGACGACATTCGACTACTGGCGAACACTGGCGCATTACGCCCTGTCGCTTCTGGCCCGTCAGCAGTTCGCGCCGAGCGTCGAGCGAGTCGGCCCCGATCGATACCAGGGGCGATGGATCGCGCAGGTGGTCGATCCCGGCGAATTGGAGTGGCTTGATCGTTTTGCCTCCGTAATGCCGGCGATGTGCCGATGTCTTGACACCACAGACCGCTGGGAGCGCGACCCGGTCCGGCTGATCGATGATTTTCTCATGTCGATCTGCGAAGCCGTCATTCGCCGAAGCCTCGATGGAGACGAGTTCTACCGCGAGTTCCATGAGCGCGCTGCGTCCGAGCGCAAGTGGGAAGTGGCATGGATTGCCAGCCTGGTCGGCGATCGTCGCACGCTTTCCTGGCCGGTCGAAGACGCCGACGAGATTGCATCACAGATTCGCGACTGGGCGGCGTTGCGGGTCTCTGAATTTCCTCATACCCGGCACGAACTGGGCTTCACGCTGATCGAGCCGGTCAGTGCCGACCCGGCCGACTCGCTCATCGATGTCCCTTCCGGCGCCGCGGGCGATGAAACGGACGAATCCCGATCCGAAAGCATTGCCTCGCCGCTGGAATCAGATCAAACAGGCCCGGTACCGACGGAAGACCTGGATGAACGTTGGCGCATCCGGATTGATTATCGCGCGGCAGACCAGGACGAATCGTTCGACGTCGAGAAAATCCTCCGCGAGCCGATTCAGGAGCGATCAATTCTCTCCGCTCGCTTGAGCAGCCGCGGCGCGCACCTTCGTGCGGAACTTGCCCGCGCGTCGCGAATTCTTCCTGATCTGCGCGGCCTGCTGGAAGGCCGGATTACCGACGAACTTACGCTCAATACCGGCGAGGCGCATCGCTTCATTCGCGATCAGGCGCCGATGCTGCTGGCCGACGGATTCAACGTGGATCTGCCTGAATGGGCTCAGACACGGAATCACCGGTTCGGCCTTGAATTGGTTGTCCGCCCCCAGGCAAACCGATCCATCGACGAGGAGCTTTCACTCGGCACGTTCGGCCTCACAAGTATGATCGAATTCGATTGGCGTATCGCCATCGGAGATGAACGCATCAGCCCGGCTGAATTTGAACTGCTGGCGGCTCGCGGCTCGCCCCTCGTCCGTTTGCGCGGCCAGTGGATCGATATGGATCAGATCGCGGCCGAGAAGGCTCGAAACTTCCTGCAACAACGCGGCTCGGGCCACGTGACGCTCGCACAGGCGCTTCGGCTGTCGGCCGGGCTTGACGAAGCGGAGACGGGCCTGCCCATCGTCGGCCTTACGGGCGCATCATGGCTCGAGCAATTGCTGAATCGGCTGCCCGAAACGCGTCTGGATCGGCTGTCCCAGCCGACCGAATTCAACGGCACTATGCGTCCCTACCAGGTTCGCGGCCTGGAATGGCTGACCTTTCTGAACCGGCTCGGACTGGGTGCGTGCCTCGCCGATGACATGGGCCTGGGGAAAACGATTCAGCTTATCGCTCTGCTGCTGCATGAGCGCCGGCTTCAGCCCGATGTCGGGCCGACACTGCTTTTTGTGCCGATGTCGGTGGTGGGAAACTGGCAGCGGGAGATTCAGAGATTCGCCCGGCGAATTCGAACGCTCGTTCATCACGGTCCCGAGCGGTTGACGGGGGACAGCTTCGTCGATGCCGCTCGGAAACACGATGTCATCATCACCACATACGGACTGGCCCACAGAGATTCAAGGATTCTCTCGCGTGTTCAATGGCATCGCATTGCATTGGACGAAGCGCAGAAAATCAAGAATCCCAGCGCGCACCAGACCATCGCGATCCGGTCCCTGCCCGCGGCGCACCGCCTCGCATTGACCGGTACACCGCTGGAAAATCATCTCTCCGAGTTGTGGTCAATCATGGAGACGCTGAACCCCGGCTTGCTCGGATCGGCGGCGCAATTCCGGAAACAGTTCGCCATTCCCATTGAACGCCTCGGCGACCAGCAGCGCGCCGAGCAGCTCCGGCGGATGATTCGTCCCTTTATTCTGCGACGGCTCAAGAACGACCCGACGATCGAGTGCGATCTGCCGGAAAAGATGGAGATGCGCGTCTTCTGCAATCTCACGCCCGAGCAGGCGGCCCTTTATCGTGAAACCGTCCAGCAGATGCTGACCGAGATCGACCAGGCCGCCGGTATTCGGCGGCGCGGCCTGATTCTCGCCACGCTCACACGATTGAAGCAGATCTGCAATCATCCCGCTCATTTCCTCAAGGACAACTCGCCGCAACTGGAGGGACGCAGCGGCAAGTGCGAACGTATTGTCGAAATGCTTGAGGAGGTGCTTGAAGAAGGTGATGCGGCGCTGATCTTCACCCAGTATCGCGTGATGGGTGAACTGCTTCGGCAGATGTTCGAGGAGCGGCTGCGCGCTCGAACCTTCTTCATGCATGGCGGCACGCCCGCGAAGCAGCGAGACGCGCTCGTTGAGGAATTTCAGAATCCAAACGGAGATGTACGGCTATTCCTGATTTCATTGAAAGCAGGCGGCTTCGGCCTGAATCTTACCCGCGCGAATCACGTGTTCCATTTCGACCGATGGTGGAATCCGGCGGTCGAACAGCAGGCGACCGATCGAGCGCATCGAATCGGCCAGTCGCGCCGCGTGCAGGTCCACAAGTTTGTCTGCATCGGCACGATCGAGGATCGTATTGACAAACTGCTGACGGAGAAATCGGCGCTGGCCGATCACATCGTCGGCAGCGGCGACGAATGGTTGACGGGCCTGACGACGAGCGAACTCCGGGAGTACCTCGCCCTCTCGTCCGAAGCGGTGGCGGAATCCTGA
- the mfd gene encoding transcription-repair coupling factor, translating to MNWGDLIVHDPAFKALNSHLSSSKTPAAANGLWGSSAPILATLIAAQRNAPVLYVCAHAEQADHALDDMEAAGGRGIELFPAWETLPNEGSGAGEIGVERARLCDLLRHGTISILIAPIQALMQPVPAPGNLDANTLTLVKGEQRDPESIAQWLVERGFVRLDQVEQPGDFALRGGILDIFISADADPVRLDFFGDEIESIRQFESATQRSIRELPMTRITRSPALSTSMHEETTSLWSYFSNECLVVINEPLEVAEIAKTVFDRLGSPIGHYPFEAILRGLQPLRQLQLSRFPTAGVPDGDTARIACEPLPQFESKSTDAVRQLLLLAEEMPTVVYCDNRGEEQRLRELIEQVTADANVDPSTALRMETAIGLVHEGFIWHGEGEYGKRVAVVPHHQLFRRYSQVRRIRKATAGRAIESFLDLNEGDYVVHIVHGIAKFVGMKTMRKADSKKSEEFLTLRFAEDSTIHVPVTQIDLVQKYIGARGMRPTLSKLGGTRWQSTKAKVEESLNDLASDLLRIQAERQSQPGVSYPDDTHWQREFEDSFLYAETPDQLTALSEIKQDQRRSRPMDRLLCGDVGFGKTELAMRAAFKVVEYGRQVAVLVPTTVLADQHHRTFCERFADYPFRVECLNRFRSPKEQRNIIESARKGQVDVLIGTHRILSKDVQFADLGLAIVDEEQRFGVEHKERLKRLRTTVDVLTLSATPIPRTLHMSMVGLRDISSLATPPMDRRSIATRVTHWNDEMIREAIARELNRDGQVYFVHNRVQSIQAVAARIATLAPDARIIVGHGQMDGDELEAVMMKFIRHEADILVSTTIIEAGLDIPNANTMFIDRADMFGLADLHQLRGRVGRYKHRAYCYLLLSPNRPLTDTAARRLKAIEEFSDLGAGFRIAMRDLEIRGAGNILGPEQSGNIAAVGYELYCQLLEKQVRQMRGEPPNERVAVHLELDLEAYIPRGYVASDRQRMDCYRRFSACRTPEDVDQLERDLRDAYGPYPQTVSTLIALAEIRVRASEAGIESIIKREPDLIFRLSGEVRRLDPYFTGAAGRVSFPDGKTLHWRLPEHYFHGETLIAVLRNLLRRQQTETASTAIDPKAGPNTTHPRKPARSATHSDREGPIPSNVTSLPNATPDPVAAARRGAGPVRATPNAYPSDAPIHKKRRKRRE from the coding sequence GTGAATTGGGGCGATCTGATCGTCCACGATCCTGCATTCAAAGCCCTAAACAGCCATCTGTCTTCATCGAAGACCCCGGCGGCTGCAAACGGGTTGTGGGGAAGTTCCGCGCCCATCCTGGCTACGTTGATCGCCGCGCAGCGAAACGCGCCCGTGCTTTACGTGTGCGCTCACGCTGAACAGGCCGACCACGCCCTGGACGACATGGAAGCCGCCGGCGGCCGCGGAATCGAGCTGTTTCCCGCATGGGAGACGCTGCCAAACGAGGGAAGCGGTGCGGGCGAAATTGGCGTCGAACGTGCCCGGCTATGCGATCTGCTGCGCCACGGAACCATATCCATCCTCATCGCGCCGATTCAGGCGCTGATGCAACCCGTGCCCGCACCAGGCAATCTCGACGCGAATACGCTGACACTCGTCAAAGGCGAGCAGCGAGATCCCGAATCGATTGCGCAGTGGCTCGTGGAGCGCGGGTTTGTCCGACTGGACCAGGTCGAACAGCCGGGCGATTTCGCGTTGCGCGGCGGCATTCTCGACATCTTCATTTCGGCCGATGCCGATCCGGTGCGTCTTGATTTCTTCGGGGACGAGATTGAATCCATCCGACAATTCGAGTCCGCAACGCAACGATCAATCCGCGAGCTGCCGATGACGCGGATTACGCGATCGCCGGCCCTCTCGACGTCCATGCACGAAGAAACGACGAGCCTGTGGAGCTATTTCTCGAACGAATGCCTCGTCGTCATCAATGAACCGCTCGAGGTTGCCGAAATCGCCAAGACCGTGTTCGACCGCCTCGGTTCTCCCATCGGGCATTACCCGTTCGAAGCCATCCTCCGAGGACTCCAGCCCCTGCGACAGCTTCAACTCAGCCGCTTTCCGACTGCCGGAGTACCGGATGGGGACACAGCCCGAATCGCCTGCGAGCCCCTGCCGCAATTTGAGTCCAAATCCACCGACGCCGTGCGCCAATTGCTGCTGCTGGCGGAGGAAATGCCGACGGTCGTTTATTGCGACAACCGGGGCGAGGAACAGCGGCTCCGCGAACTTATTGAGCAGGTCACCGCTGATGCGAATGTCGATCCGTCGACCGCACTCCGGATGGAGACGGCAATCGGGCTTGTTCACGAGGGATTCATCTGGCACGGCGAAGGAGAATACGGAAAACGCGTCGCGGTGGTTCCGCACCATCAGTTGTTCAGACGCTATTCGCAGGTTCGGCGCATCCGCAAGGCGACAGCCGGCCGCGCGATCGAGTCGTTTCTCGATCTGAACGAGGGCGACTACGTCGTTCACATCGTCCATGGCATCGCGAAATTTGTCGGCATGAAGACGATGCGCAAAGCCGACTCGAAGAAGAGCGAGGAGTTTCTCACACTGCGATTTGCCGAGGACTCGACGATCCATGTTCCGGTCACGCAGATCGACCTCGTGCAGAAGTACATCGGCGCCCGGGGCATGCGCCCAACGTTGTCGAAGCTCGGGGGTACACGCTGGCAATCGACAAAGGCGAAAGTCGAGGAATCGCTAAACGATCTTGCATCCGATCTCCTGCGAATTCAGGCCGAGCGACAATCGCAGCCCGGCGTGTCCTACCCGGACGACACGCATTGGCAGCGCGAGTTCGAGGACTCATTCCTCTACGCCGAAACTCCGGATCAACTCACTGCGTTGAGTGAAATCAAACAGGATCAGCGACGCAGCCGGCCGATGGACCGGCTGCTCTGCGGTGATGTCGGATTCGGCAAGACGGAACTTGCGATGCGCGCCGCCTTCAAGGTCGTTGAGTACGGCAGGCAGGTTGCCGTGCTCGTGCCGACCACCGTTCTGGCCGACCAGCACCATCGCACGTTTTGCGAGCGATTTGCCGACTATCCATTTCGTGTGGAATGCCTGAATCGCTTTCGATCTCCGAAGGAGCAGCGGAACATCATTGAATCCGCCAGGAAGGGGCAGGTGGACGTCCTCATCGGAACACACCGGATCCTGTCAAAAGACGTTCAATTCGCCGACCTGGGGCTCGCCATCGTTGACGAAGAACAACGCTTCGGCGTCGAACACAAGGAACGCCTCAAGCGTTTGCGCACGACTGTCGATGTCCTGACACTTTCGGCAACGCCGATTCCACGAACGCTGCATATGTCCATGGTGGGCTTGCGCGACATCAGCAGCCTGGCGACCCCGCCGATGGATCGCCGATCGATCGCGACGCGCGTGACACACTGGAATGACGAAATGATCCGGGAAGCCATCGCGCGCGAGCTGAATCGCGATGGGCAGGTCTATTTCGTGCATAATCGAGTTCAATCCATCCAGGCCGTCGCAGCACGTATCGCCACGCTCGCGCCGGATGCACGAATCATCGTCGGACATGGACAAATGGATGGTGACGAACTGGAGGCCGTGATGATGAAATTCATTCGTCACGAGGCGGACATTCTCGTCAGCACCACGATAATTGAAGCGGGACTTGATATTCCCAATGCGAACACCATGTTCATCGATCGCGCCGACATGTTCGGCCTCGCGGACCTGCATCAGCTTCGCGGCCGTGTCGGTCGCTACAAGCACCGCGCCTATTGCTATCTCCTGCTCAGTCCGAATCGACCGCTCACCGATACTGCCGCCCGCCGGTTGAAGGCGATTGAAGAATTCAGCGATCTTGGCGCCGGCTTTCGGATCGCCATGCGCGACCTGGAGATTCGCGGCGCCGGAAACATCCTCGGACCTGAGCAAAGCGGGAACATCGCCGCGGTGGGATATGAGCTTTATTGCCAGCTTCTGGAGAAACAAGTGAGGCAAATGCGCGGCGAGCCGCCGAATGAGCGCGTTGCGGTTCACCTCGAACTGGACCTGGAAGCGTATATCCCACGAGGTTACGTCGCGTCAGACCGCCAGCGCATGGACTGTTATCGCCGATTCTCGGCCTGCCGCACGCCCGAGGATGTGGACCAGCTTGAACGCGACCTGCGCGACGCCTACGGACCGTACCCGCAGACCGTGAGCACATTGATCGCGCTCGCCGAAATCCGGGTCCGCGCGAGTGAAGCGGGCATCGAGTCGATCATCAAGCGCGAGCCGGATTTGATTTTCAGACTCTCGGGCGAGGTCCGCAGACTCGATCCCTATTTCACAGGCGCCGCTGGTCGAGTCAGCTTTCCGGATGGAAAAACGCTCCATTGGCGTCTGCCAGAACACTATTTCCACGGTGAGACGCTGATTGCGGTGCTTCGGAATCTGCTCCGCCGTCAGCAGACGGAAACTGCCTCGACCGCCATCGACCCCAAGGCAGGTCCGAACACGACTCACCCCCGCAAACCGGCGCGTTCGGCAACCCATTCCGACCGGGAAGGGCCGATTCCTTCAAACGTAACCAGCCTTCCGAACGCTACCCCGGATCCGGTAGCTGCCGCCAGGCGCGGCGCGGGTCCGGTTCGTGCAACGCCCAATGCTTATCCATCGGACGCCCCGATCCACAAGAAGCGGCGCAAACGACGGGAATGA